The genomic stretch aattcctatagtcatcaTAGGGATGAATCTATAGAAGGTACATCTATAACCATTTTTCCTAAGAAATTCAACCATGTTGAGAGTTttgtgaacaccttccgtagggagacaaAATCTAAGCACCATTTGGCCCTACTAAACCCTAACCTCGTTAAATCAACGAAGTAGATTGAATTTAGATTCtaaaaaactcattattaaatcctTTAGTATTTATTCTTTCGAAAATTACAAACTTAGGTTTGTcgaattattaaaataatcaataaatcatggtttataattttcctattaattcttaaattaccattgaaaactattccaaaaaaaattagagataatttgtttctaatcaattattaggtccaactaaaaatattaacctaatacaattaagtctaacttaggtaaatgagccttaacaattcgagtctgcatggaggagagttgggttcagtatgtcaAAGCCAGGATTTCCTCAATGCCCAAAATGTAACAGATATTATCCTGGTGAATATCGGGTTGGGACTAACACATGTTACATATGTGGGAAGCCGGGCCACTTTATAAGGGAATGTTCCAACCGTAACGAACAGTATAAAGGAGGagacaaaaagaaaacaaatggcagagtctttgccttgacttGGGAAGAAGCGGAAGCAAGTCCATCCACAGTAATCTCAGGTCAGCTCCTTTTCAATAACATCCCTGTATCAGTATTAGTTGATTCTGGAGCTACACATTCATTCGCATCAGTGCATTTTGTTGGTAGACTAAATGGATTACCTGTTAAGATGGATACAATTTTTAGTATAGCATTGCCCTCCGGGGAAGTGATATACTCAACTCATTGGTATAAGACTATACCAATTACAATCAATGACAGGGAACTATATGTTAACCTGATCATTATTGACATGAAGGACTATGACGTCATTTTAGGAATGGATTTCCTAACAACGTATAACGCTAGAACCGACTATAGTAAGAAAGAAGTCATTTTTGCACTGGTAGGAGAAGACAAAGTTCATTTTCAAGGGAAAGTGAAACGAACCCCTTCACCAatgatttctgcagcaaaggcaaGGAAATTATTAGCAAACGGATGCACCGGATATCTAGCAACGATTTGTGACGTCTCGAAAGAGAAGCTTGCGAGACCTGAAGACGTTCAAATTGTACGCGAATTTATGgaagtatttccagaagatctTCCTAGAATTCCTCCCGATCGTGAAATTGAGTTTGAGATCGAGTTGTTACATGGTACAATCCCGATTTCAAAGGCCCTTTACCGCATGGCACCTGCCgaactgaaggaactaaagactcAACTGGAGGAACTTTTGGAAAATAAGTTTATAAGACCCAGTCATTCACCGTGGGGAGCCCCagtactatttgtgaagaagaaggatggcacaatgagaatgtgcattgattatagggagctcaACAAAGTGACAATTaaaaataagtacccgctacccaggattgatgatttattcgaCCAACTACAAGGAGTGatagtattttcaaagatagaccttcgttcggGATACCACCAGCTCAAGATGAAGGAACAAGATATTCCCAAAATGGCGTttcgaactcgttatggacattacgaattcctggtgatgccatttggactaactaatgctcctgcagctttcatggacctcatgaatagagtatttaaggatttcttggataaatttgtcgttGTTTTTATGGATGATATCCTTATATACTCAAAGTCAGAAAAAGAACATGAGGAACATCTAAGATGTACACTGGAAACTCTCAAAAAGGAACAGCTGtatgccaaattcaagaagtgtgaattttggctcgaTAAAATTAACTTTTTGGGACATGTTGTGTCAAAAAGTGGGATTttggtggatccagctaaggtagaaGCAGTAAAAGGATGGTCCCATCCAAGGAATGCaactgaagtaagaagttttctgggcttaGCTGGATATTATCGACGATTCAtagaaggattttccaaaattgcAACCCCACTTACGACACTCATTAGAATGAATATTTTATTCATATGGACGGAAACTTGTGAGgagagctttatggaattatAGAATCGACTAACTAATGCTCCAATCCTCACCATCCCGAATAGTACAAACGAGTTTGAAATTTTCTGTGACTCTTCAAAGATGGGATTAGGAGCGgtgttgatgcaagaagggaGAGTAGTAGCTTATGCCTCCAGACAATTAAAGGATTACAAGAAgaactaccccacacatgatctagagttcGCTGCGGTATTTTTTGCCTTGaaaatttggagacattatctctacggAGCAATATGTAAAAAAtttactgatcacaagagtttgaagtacttctttagcCAGAGGGAacttaatatgagacaaagaaggtggttagaattagtcaaATAGTACAACtgtgaaattttataccaccctaGTAAAGTTAACAAAGTAGCGGATGCATTAAGTAGAAAGACGATGACAAGCTTGATGTTCCTTTAAGCCTTGTCCAAACCGCTACAACAGGAAGTAGTAAGATCGGGAATAGGAGTAGTAGTCGGAGGATTGTCCAATCTGACGTTGGAGTCGAATCTGCTGGAGGAAATAAAAGAAGGTCAAGAATCAGATCCTCACCTAACCGAGGTCAAAGCAAAagtcaaagaagaaaaagtgAAGAATTTTAATGTTTCTAACTCAGGAATATTAAAATTTAACGGAAGAATTTGCGTACCTGCAAGAGAGGACATTAAGAATAAGATTATGAATGAAGCTCATAATACTCCATACACGATACACCCAGGCTCAACAAAGAGGTATAGAAGTTTGAAGGAACACTTTTGGTGGCCTggcatgaagaaagatgtagcctAATATGTAGCTCGGTGTCTTACTTGCCAAAGGATTAAGGCAGAACATCAACGACCTGGAGGAGAACTCCAGCCTTTGGaaataccagaatggaaatggaagCAGATTGCAATGGACTTCATTATTGGACTTCCACGAACAAGCAAAGGATATGATTCGATATGGGTCATCATTGATTGATTAACAAAGTCTGCTCATTTCCTTCCGGTAAAGGTGACGTACACAGGGGACCAGTTAGCGGAAGCTTATGTGcaagagatagtacgattgcatggaattccAATTTCCATAGTGTCAAATAGAGACTCAAAATTTACTTCAAAGTTCTGGCAAAGCTTGCACAAGGCTATGGAGACAAGATTGAaatttagtacagctttccacccACAAACAGATGGTCAAATAGAAAGGACTATACAAACTcttgaagatatgctaagagcgtgTGTCCTGGACTttgaaggatcgtggagtaaaTATTTATCGCTGATTaaattttcctataataacagttatcaggaaaccatagggatggcaccctatgaagcGTTATATAGGTGGAAATGTCGATCTCCTATCCATTGGCACGAGGTGGGTGAAAGAAAGTACATAGAGCAACAAACTGGACCAGATATCGTGACGTCGACAACGAAAGTCGTTCGAAAAATTCAACAGAGGACAGCAACAGCCCAAATTCGACAAAAGTGCTATGCAGACAAATGAAGAAGACCATTAGAGTTCCAAGTCGGAGAAAAAGTATTTCTGCGGATAACAccaatgaaaggtgttatgagaTTTGGACAAAAAGGAAAGTTGAATccaaggttcattggaccttttgaaataTTAGACCGAATTGGAAAAGTGGCCTATAAATTGGCACTGCCACCAGAGTTGTCGAATgtacatgatgtattccatgtgtctATGTTGAAGAAATACATTCCTGATTCCAGTCACGTGTTGAAACATGAAGTTATCCAGGTGGACAAAGACCTTACCTATGAGGAAAAACCTGTCCAAATCTTGGATCGAAAGAATAAGGTcttaagaaataaagaaatacCTTTGGTCAAGGTATTGTGGAGAAGCCACACAATAGAAGAGGCTACGTGGGAGCATGAAGATGAGATGAAAGCTAAATATCCCGATTTATTCTAGATTTTCGAGGACGAAAATTTATAAGGAGGGTAGATTGTACCTcccatttctttttacaaatacattataacaattatgaaagataagagaatatatttttattcatacttttgagtgcattacaatgctaatcgaaggctagagctattaagtaaagtggaagaataactaatgaatacgcaactataatattcatgggcatttcattagtataatacccatagaatgatgctaaatacaagcaaacaatcactaaagttatgaacaataaagagaaattcatgatttgatgatgaattttatctagaaggttaagagatgaagaagttgtgcaagtaaatggttgaaggaacaagtatttataggacaaaaactagctgttatgaccgttggtgaatagtgatccgacCGTTGGAAATAGTAAcctgaccgttggggatatagttgtattctattatgggattttaacaattctaggttgttgaagtaactaacacatgagaataattaatttatggatgttagagaaactttttcagaaaaatttgtgagtaaaaaatgttggactaagtaatataagaagattgggaaatttccatttttttactattcaccaggtactattcatagtgggtcccacagtagggtccacatgggtcccacagcggggtccacccaaTGGTTCCCACATGATAATGCAATAGTGATACAATGATGACTTAAGCAAACCACCATgcttaatattttgaatattttattattccactatgcttgatattttaaatattttattaacatagTATCTCAAATTTTTCCAataaatagcccttccaaaactcattttaaattacaaaacctcattttctttctcccactctacccaaaaatcttcttaacacccttctaaagttctaaacctcgaagatctaggcgaagtttTGTCCGTAACcctagcctacgaaaaccttttaggtaagctctttcccgagcctttcatttcagttatttagttattatatatatacagattattttactatgccgttataatgccaaaatttatatatagattattttactatgtcgttataatgccaaaatttatttatagattattttactatgtcgttataatgccaaaatttatatatatagattatgttaccatgccgttaaaatgccaaaatttatatatagattattttaccatgttgtCATAACttacaatgccaaaattgaaatataaactatttttttttatgtatctttataatactaaacttatataggctatggtcacactttggactattatggactgatactatgacctggacatttccgtatgaccatgaccacgacttttagactgggatcttgccatggacaattatagta from Humulus lupulus chromosome 5, drHumLupu1.1, whole genome shotgun sequence encodes the following:
- the LOC133778980 gene encoding uncharacterized protein LOC133778980, with the protein product MKGVMRFGQKGKLNPRFIGPFEILDRIGKVAYKLALPPELSNVHDVFHVSMLKKYIPDSSHVLKHEVIQVDKDLTYEEKPVQILDRKNKVLRNKEIPLVKVLWRSHTIEEATWEHEDEMKAKYPDLF